Genomic DNA from Clostridium sp. BJN0013:
ACTATAGTAAATATCTATACCAAAGGTTATATGAAGTTCCTTTTCCAGATAACCCTAAGGAGCAGATTGAAGTTGTACTGGGAGATTTTATAGATAATAAAAAAGTAGCATTTTTCATGATAAATACTTCAGCTCAAATTGATCACTTTAATCGTAAAATAACTTATTTTGATACGGAAGGTTTAATAAAAGCTTCAAGACAACTGCCCCAAAATAATATAATAAAAATAGCAGTAGGACACCATCCTGTAAATATTATAAGTGGCTATGGAGATAATATTCCTTTTGCCAATATACTGCAAAATGAGAATTTTAAAATTTATCTGCATGGTCATGTTCATAGAAGTATAAGCTTGGACTATTTAAATCCTCAAAATATAAATCCTAACATGATTATGATTGGGGCTGGAGCTTTAAGTGTTGGGAGAAATGGCTTATGGCCAGGTGTTCCTGGAAGATATAATGTGATAAAAATATCTAAAATAGATATACCCAATAAAATACTTGTATCTGTAAACACTCGTCAACGAGAATATGTAGGGAACTACTGGCAGCCAGCGTATATATACTATAAAAATAGTGGTAAAAGGTTAACTAATATATGGAGCAATATTATATAAAGATGTACTTAAGATCAAGTGATTGAGAGGTTCAGGTGGAATTTACTATAGATAAATACTTTTTTCCATTTGAACCTTTAATCCATTGAAGGCCTGCTTTACAGATTACATTAGAAACAGTACCATTATATAGTTATATAGTCTCTAACAGGGATTTAGATATTTGTTAGCAAGGTAGTGCCTTATATGGTATAATAGAACCGATAAATTACTGGGTTAGATATCAAATCTAGCTATGCAAGAGATATCTTAATCTAAAAGGAAAGGGAAAAAATGATAGATATAACTAAAGAATTACAACAGTATAATTTAGAAGATATTGACGTTTGCTTTGAAAGTGACATTTCAGAACTTTTAAGTGCTTTTAATAAAACCTTTGAAAAAATTGGCAAGCAACAGTATAAATCTACAGCGGATATTGAGGAAATTTTAGAAATTATAGATGAAATTAAAGAAGATAATGAATCACTGAAATCTCTTAGAAATAATGTAAAATCAACAGATGAAGAAAATAAAACTCTTATAAAAACACTTATAGAAGTTGCTGATTTATTTGAAGATATATATGTATACAGTAGAAAATCATCAAATGAAGCTTTAAGAGAACAGATGAATCTTCAGTGGAACAATCTGGAGCAGATTCTGTTAACTTGTGGATTAAAACGTTTTGGAAAGAAGGAAGATGTGTTTAATAGTCGGTTGCATATACCAAAAGAAACTAGGGAAAATAGGGATATAAACCAAATACAAATATTAGAGATCATAAAAAGTGGGTATATATATAAAGGAGAGATGATTAGAAAAGCTGAAGTTGTTGTAAATGGCATTGAGACATCTGTTAATAATTAGATTTGTACATTATAATTCATATTTGTATAGTTTAAAGATAAAATAAAGAAGGTGAGAAATAAGATGAGCAAAATTATAGGCATTGATCTTGGAACATCTACTTCAGAAGTGGCAGTACTTGAAAATGGAAAACCATTTGTTATAAAGAATAAAGAAGGTAAATTGATTACACCATCAGTTGTGGGAATTTCAGATAGTGGAGCAATTATTGTAGGTGAATATGCAAAAGAACAATTATTAGTAAAGCCTGATGAGACTGTAATGGAAGTAAAACGTCTTATGGGAACTGACAAGAAAGTGAGCATGGGTGATAATGAATATACCCCTCAACAGATATCCGCGCATATACTAGAATATTTAAAGTCATGTGCTGAAGATTACATAGGAGAACAAATAGAAAGAGCTGTAATTACTGTTCCAGCATATTTTACTGACGAACAAAGAAGGGCAACAGTAGAAGCAGGAGGGATAGCTGGCTTTAAAGTGGAAAGAATTATAAATGAGCCTACAGCAGCAGCTTTGGCATATGGAATTGAACATATGGAAGATGAGAAACATATATTGGTTTATGACCTTGGAGGAGGGACCTTAGATGTTACCCTCCTTGAAATGTTTGAAGGTGTTCTTGAAGTTAAGGCAAGCAGCGGAAATAATAAGCTAGGTGGAAAAGATTTTGATGAAAAACTTATGGATATGCTAATTAAAGATTTTGAAAAAGAAGAAGGTGTAGACCTTAAAAAAGATTTAAGAGCTGTAGCAAGAATAAAAGAAGCGGCGGAAAATTGTAAAATTGTATTAAGTACAAAAAATGAATATGATATAAACTTGCCATTTATAGCTGAAAAAAATGGTGAACCAATTGGGTTAGTGAGAAAAGTTACCAAAGGCCAATTTGAAGAACTTATATGGGAGCTTGTGAAATCAACAGAAGAACCAATAAATGTAGTATTAAAAGATGCCGAGCTTTTAAAAACAGATATAGATATAGTGCTTTTAGTTGGAGGGTCAACTAGAATTCCCCTTGTAAAGGAATTTTTGCAGGAAACCCTTGATAAAGAACCAAAGACATTAGTTGATCCTGACATGGCAGTAGTAATGGGGGCGGCCATTCAAGCCGGAATAATAAATAATGAATTGTCACAAGATAAGGATATCTTAATTACTGATGTATGTCCTTATACTTTAGGGATTGAAACACTGGGCTTTCTAGGGGGAATTCCGGTTGCAGATGTTTATGATATTATAATACCAAGAAATCTAACCATTCCTGTGATTAAAGAAAAAATATACGGTACTGTTGTAGAAAATCAGGAAAAAGTTGAAATTAAGATTTATCAAGGTGACCGTAAAAAGGCATCTATGAATAATTTTCTTGGCAATTTTACCCTTAGTGGTATTCCTGC
This window encodes:
- the grpE gene encoding nucleotide exchange factor GrpE, coding for MIDITKELQQYNLEDIDVCFESDISELLSAFNKTFEKIGKQQYKSTADIEEILEIIDEIKEDNESLKSLRNNVKSTDEENKTLIKTLIEVADLFEDIYVYSRKSSNEALREQMNLQWNNLEQILLTCGLKRFGKKEDVFNSRLHIPKETRENRDINQIQILEIIKSGYIYKGEMIRKAEVVVNGIETSVNN
- a CDS encoding metallophosphoesterase, with the protein product MDYKLKGKVKTSLQKKFNREAKKEGIILDLSDLHYILDLDEKNEAYLLIIDLKKVYFDNPENSLSLNDIDYIVISGDFVERGDSEASFEKAFHFIDILSKQLNVPYKNIIIVPGNHDLSWTITMNSYHLAIGTPSPKDKVVTNVGKDLFYLKRNSGEWYKKFTNYSKYLYQRLYEVPFPDNPKEQIEVVLGDFIDNKKVAFFMINTSAQIDHFNRKITYFDTEGLIKASRQLPQNNIIKIAVGHHPVNIISGYGDNIPFANILQNENFKIYLHGHVHRSISLDYLNPQNINPNMIMIGAGALSVGRNGLWPGVPGRYNVIKISKIDIPNKILVSVNTRQREYVGNYWQPAYIYYKNSGKRLTNIWSNII
- a CDS encoding Hsp70 family protein translates to MSKIIGIDLGTSTSEVAVLENGKPFVIKNKEGKLITPSVVGISDSGAIIVGEYAKEQLLVKPDETVMEVKRLMGTDKKVSMGDNEYTPQQISAHILEYLKSCAEDYIGEQIERAVITVPAYFTDEQRRATVEAGGIAGFKVERIINEPTAAALAYGIEHMEDEKHILVYDLGGGTLDVTLLEMFEGVLEVKASSGNNKLGGKDFDEKLMDMLIKDFEKEEGVDLKKDLRAVARIKEAAENCKIVLSTKNEYDINLPFIAEKNGEPIGLVRKVTKGQFEELIWELVKSTEEPINVVLKDAELLKTDIDIVLLVGGSTRIPLVKEFLQETLDKEPKTLVDPDMAVVMGAAIQAGIINNELSQDKDILITDVCPYTLGIETLGFLGGIPVADVYDIIIPRNLTIPVIKEKIYGTVVENQEKVEIKIYQGDRKKASMNNFLGNFTLSGIPANRAFEEKIKVKFMYDINGILQVGAQIVSTGKQASISIETTGVKLEEEMDLNLWKKSTKARKFKGIIKRAENMLDEYFESEEYDELDEIVRELKKAIIKEDDDEKIQELEEKLSDILFDMEE